The Emys orbicularis isolate rEmyOrb1 chromosome 4, rEmyOrb1.hap1, whole genome shotgun sequence genomic sequence CTTTATTTCCATTCTTTACTCATCAGGATGTGAAACTGCTAAATGAACTAAGTACAGACAATCTTTTGGGATTGAACAATTTTGTAGTGGCAAAACTGCATGGAATAGGCATAAATAGCTCCCAGAGACCAACAAACAAGCCCTTCATGCTTTTTGCAGATTGAGTATTGATTTTACAAATGCTAATGTAACCCCAATGGCAACAAGAGGGAGAACTTTGTACATTTAGTAACATTTATTTCTGCATTCGGTATCAAGTACATAAGTGCAAATATTCAGAGTCCATAAGTAAGTCCATTAGGAGCTACGGAGAATGTAATACAAAGTGTAATAAATTTAACAAGCTGGAACTCTCCAGTTACCATACATGTAAATCAGCCCATCAATCCCTTACAACAAAAGtactgggtttttgttttgttttttagttataCAAAACTGATTACTATAAGTACTGATTACTGTTTATTCCATTTGTGCTGGAAAACACTAAAACATTAGCCCACAATTCTATATAGTTAATAAAGATGAACCCAACCAGCGACCCAGTGACATAGAAGCAATTTTAACTATTGCATCAGTGCACTAAGCAGGAAAGCCCTAGCCACATGTAACATTAAAGTTATAGAAGCAATGCCAATAGaagaaaaacacttaaaaaaatcagtattatTTAGGCTCTCACCATCATGCACTTTATAAGCAACACAAAAACCACATCTAGTACACTTTTCTCTTTACTATACTTTAGTGCTTGACACAAGTGATTGCAAATATTCTAAGAGTACACAAGCAGCAAGGAAAAAGAGCTGCTTTTGTGTTTTATGTTCTAAGAACATGGTGTtgagaaaaaaaaaggaacaataaATTTGCAATAAAGTGTAAGAGCAGAGCTGTTTGCACTCCAGACTCCCCCATTATTCACTACTGTTGTTGATGGATTCTTGATGTCTGCTTTACTCTGCCTTTCTCTTAGCGCCTGGGATTTTCGCCTGGATCCTAGGTGTAAAAAAATGGGATTACACTGTCAGATAGCAATTAATCAAAATCATTCCATAGCATCATGACTTTTCTTAGCTAGAAGGTGACCTTTGCTTTAGCCTTCATTCTTGGTGCCTTGGTAAGATGTGTGTGTAACAACTATAAACAAAGAAGGCTAGATTGTGGGTTAAACTACACACCTGCACAGGAAAGAAATGGGGAGGGGGTAAGAGAGCCTGCCCACATGGGTGAACTGGACTTTGTATCCAGGAGCACCGGAGTAAGCAGTCGGGTTCTAACAGTTCATATATACCCGGAATATGCTCGGTGAATTTGCCGTTCCTTTGATTTCCCACCATATGTTATCATCTGTAACAAACTAGAGATACAGTTAAAATACAAAATTTGAATCCAGATTTTTAACATCCCCAGAATCCAGTGGTGCTCAGAGCCGGGGATTCAGTTTGTGTGGCCAATCTTTATAATACAGCAGACCTCGAGTGCTCAGGAGTGTAGATCAGAGCGGCTCTACGCGACCCCAAGGAAATGTGGTCAGAGGCTGGGAGAGAGAGGTAGATCTGCAACCCAGAGCTCTCCAGCTATTTAGGTCACAGCAAACACTAACCGTTACTATACGTAAAGGGCTACAATTTGTTTCTCTCTGTGAGGTGAGTCCTAAGCCCGGTGCCCAAATGAAATGTTGGGGTGACATCCCCcgctgtgcagagggccagcaccagGTCCATGCACCAGTGAAGTCCCACTTAAGCCCCATTTGGAGAACATAAATGGGGCCAAACCCTTGGGCCATCTTTCTGCACTTGGATGAATTTTAAGTCTTCAGCGCATGAAGCGTAAGAGTGAGTGCACATATTGGCTTCACACTTGAACATACAGAAGGCACATTTTCTTGAACAAGAAGATTGCTCATGACAACAGCATTGCTATTCTGCAGAAGCACCTCAACCATCCCTGTCAATATCAGGTTAGCTCATTATGAGCCGTGATATTCACAAAGAGTGGATGAAATAAGCCCAGAGTATCAAGGGCCAAGTTGCCTCCAGCCCTTTTGGGGCTGGGCAGTGAGGAAAGGGAGCAAAGAGCATTTTCTCCCTCGTCCAGCCTGTGTAAGGAACTCAGGGGAGTGCCAGGGCTGCTCCCTTCATAGCTCCCCTAACGGGAAGGAGAGTGGAAAGGAGGATGCAGGGCCATGATTCCTCCCCTGATATCCACTGGTCTGCAGCATGGGACTAAGCCGCAGGTGGCAGTATGCTGCTCTCCATAAAGGAGGGTGTGGCTTTGGGCACACTCCCCCTATGCACTGAGGAGGTCTGGTGGGCATTCTCTCAGTGGCAGAATTCCTGCTTTTGCTTCCCGTGGGGCCATAACCTTACATGCCATCCCCAATGTATGGATGTGCCCTAAGGACACAAGTGAACCTAAGGCATGCTTCTTGTAAAAATCTGCTGCTCAACTCACTTTGCCATGACAGTGTTTATGTGGGTCCTCACAAGTCCCAAGTATTGATCAATCTGTGCCTACAAAAAGCAAGAACAGACATCTGAAGATCAACAGGGCCTTGGAAAGCTAGGACCATTTACACATCCAATCTGAATGATAGTTATTGTACAGTCTTTTGACTTACCTGATACTTGTCATATACAACAGGTAGAGTAAACATAGAGACCACAGCTGGGGGGGAAATGAACAGTGTTAAATTTCTGCAGTTGAGATTGTTACTCTCAGAAAACAAGATGCATTATCTAGCTTCCTCTTGAACTAAAAGGCAAAAGCACATGATGTCACTTTGTCCCAAGAGATGATTCAAGAAGCTGTATTAAAACTGAACCCTGCCTGAATCTTCCAAATGTGAAATGTATATCACTATGTACCCAGCAGCTGAGAAGCCACTAAGCACAGCAAGTAGTTGATAGATATCAGGGGACAACAGAATAAGAAACAAAGATGAATATGTATTAGTAAATGGAACAAAGATAATTGTCTAACTGTGGAGAAAGCTCATTTCAAAGGTGAGACAAGTGGGGGACTAGGCTGGTTTTTCTAACAAGAAATTGCCATGGTTAATACATGTTTAAAAACAGATCTTAAAATAAATGATGATCTTTACCCATGATCATAAGAGTCAGGCCATTGAAGAGAGCTCCAACGTAAGTCAGCAGCCACATTAGTActgcaaactaaattaaaaacaaatcattaGATCTCCTGACAATCACTGAAATTATCAGCACAAGAATAAATGGCTTCATTTAACTAGCTAGTTTATGGGCATATTATTATTCCATTAGCTTCACTTAACTAGCTGGAATACCAGCATGCTTAGGAACTAGGGACATCTGCTGTAGGTGACTTTAATTTTTCATAGACTTTCAAAACCAATGCAAAATAAAAGCCCCTGCACATTTTTAGGAAGGGTGCAGAGCAAAGGTAAACCATCCCACTGTTTTTTTTACATaaccccatccttccttccactaCCATCCCCCCTGCGGttctcctcctcatcctcctcgTTGCGTTTTTGCCTGTgtctaggacctgatcctgcaatgagctcagcATAGGCAGACCCCTCCCCACCTGTGTGGAGCCTCACTGAGGAGAGGGGCCTTCCTGCACAGGGTACATTGCACGATTGACGCTTTAGATTGTAAACCTCTTGAGGCAGGAactgtgggtaaaattttcaaaagagcctaagtccAAATGACCTTCTTCTTGACAGTCTCCTCTTTGTGCGGAGGGGTGTGGGGGCACCTAACACGCTTTTGGACACTCCTAAAGCAACAGATAATAAATAACCATTATGGCTGAGCAGTAACAGGGACATTCTTCTGCAGCAGGAAATGACATAGTTGAGGGATGGGATGGGTTGGTGGGCAAGGAAGAGGTGGAGAATCATATCCCAGTGTCACGTAGGCTTCCAGTGAGCCTAGGGTTGACCGCGCTGCTAGCTGAGTCCTGAGTACCTTGCAGGAGGAGTGTAGTATGGTGGAAAACAAAGCACTCTGTGGGCCAGCTCCTTAGAGGGAGTAACTCAaagaagttccattgacttcagtggagctatgtcattttacatcagatgaggatctggcccaacatcTTTAATAACTCTTATGTCACGGATCCCTCAATTCCAATGTGTAATGTGAAATCACTACTGTATAGAAAATTAAATTAGTTAAAAAAGAGAGCGAACAAGAGCAGAACCTTTATACTGTACAGTAACACACATCTAGGTTTTGTCAAGGCATTATCATCATGGAAACTAAGGAAAGCAGTGCTCTGCTCTGTAAAATCTCTCCTCTCCAATGGGATTCAAAATGGTTGAGCAAATCGTACTTTTAAGGAATCCACCAGGTCCTGGACAAGGAAGAGTCTCCTCAGCTCTCTGACTGTGCTGTTCACGTACAACTGGAGACAGTCTGTGTATTTCTGAATCTGGTCCTGTGAGAGAGACATTTCCATCTCCAGGTAGGCTCTGCCAGAAACACAGATCCAATTACAAAACACAGGCAAGCTTGCAGTCCGTTTACTCTTGTGCTTTTCTCCTCCTGCTGTTCCCTACTACCCTGAAGCTCATTTTCTCTGCAGCCGTGGCAGCCACAGCACTATCAATACCCACCATTACTCCCCTGCACTGTTATTTCACCCTTGGACAACTATGGGCCTCATTGCCTCATCCAATAGTAAAATCCATGAGAGGAGGCCAAGGGGAAGAAACTTGACAAGGCTCCTCCTGTGGCTCTTCCTGCCACATCTTGCCGTTGGGCGCGTGAGTTATTCCCCCCATGGGATGGGCCATGGAGCCAGCCTCTCAGACACTGTAGATTCCAGGAGAATGGCAGAAGCCCAGAGCCATCTGCTCACAGGTCTCCTGCCTCTGCATCAGTTCTGGAACACCAGTACCTCTTACTCCCCTCCCTGACAGCACAGCTCCAAATTCAGGGGCAGCTTGCCAGCATTACGGTGGTCCACGTGGAAAAGGTACTACAACACCAGGCCATATTAGCTTTCTCTCTGAAACTCAGTGAGGTCAGTGGGGAGGTAGGGGAGAATGATGTGTGTCCCCTGGAACTCACCCTGGCCCACCCCATCCAACAGTGTGCTGCCCTGTTCTCACCCCAGTCCTCACCCCTTTCCCATGCCCCATGGAAGGCTCTCTTTAGGATCCTTTGGAAACTGGGGATTCCCTGCCCTCATTTCcacaagagagaaagaaaatctaTCTGTGGGGTTCCCATCTCAGGCTTCTGTCATCTCCTCCAGCTGACAATCCCGTGAGTCTCTAACCTTGCTGGGGTGAAGCTACAACTGAAAACAACAGTATTAACGTTTAACACTTATCTTGTGTTATCCATGTCCAAAGTGCTTTACGGAAAGCTCATTAATCTAGGCATTCCGTAAAAACAAGAGTAGGACGGTATTCTTGCTGCTATGCGGGGAAAGCATATTATAGCTGGAACCGCAGGGACAGCGATAGTTTTTACTATGGTTGTTCCTTTTTTCTAGTTGCTTCTAACTTTCTAAATCTTTCAGCTTTCAGGCTAAAATTTTCAAGGTCTGAGgggtgaattttttaaaaaaatttgagcAAATACAGTTCATGGACTTTTAAGACCCCGAACAGTGGAAAAGAACATTTTCCCCCATTATGAAAAAGAAACCCACCATGTCTATGGTCTAAAAGTGTTTATGGCAGATACAGAACTCTGTCACTAACAATGAATAATGCAGGATATACCCCCCTTTGGCAATGATTGCAAAGCACTCACTTGAATGGATGGCCTTCATCAGTCTTCTGCACAGCCTGTAAAACTGACTTGTAGATTCTGAAGCTAATGGTGGCTGAGAGAGCAGCTAGTGCCAGGTAGGCAATAACACTGACCACACTGAACTGGGTCAGAGAGAAGAGCAGTAGCAGGATGCTTCCAAACACTATCCCTGTCTGCTTGATGTCACGCCAGTACAACAGGTCGATAGCTGGGAagagaaaataaatcaatcaaaCTCCAGCACTGCAATGATTTCAAAGCAAGCTACTGTTGCAGATTCAGGTGACCAAACACTTTTGCAGAGAAacaaaggttatgtctacactgcaagctaGGGTGTGATGCCCAGTTTGTATACACACGTTAGCTCAATGAAGCTACTCGAGTATAGTGTAGCTGTGATAGCACGGGTTAGCTGTGCTAAAgacaaacccacctgaaccccTTCGGTACATACTTAGCATTGCTAAGCCATGCGGCTGCTGCTTTTGCTACCGTGGCTACGCGAGTATGTGTATGCAAGCTAGGAACCATTCCCTTACCTCATACTGTAGACTTAGCCAAAGGGACAAacgactatatatatatatagtcactctgttgacatcagtggagttattccagaaatACACAATTGCAAACAAGATCAAAACCAGGCCTAATATCTCTCTATTGCAGTGTCAGTATGGTTCAGTGGGCAGCATTTTTGCCCTTAAACCAGAATGTCATATGTCTGAGTCTCATACCAGCCTCATTACTTACTCCACCATGACCCTTCCATGCAGGGCTACGGGTTATTACTAGGGCTAGTCCAAAATTtcccatcaaaactttttttgaagGAAGACTGAGTTTTCGACTCAATGAAAATTTGTCCAAAAAGTGTCGTCTTTCTTTGAAAATTTTAGATTTTTCATTAGAAAtcccaaatatttttcagtttttagtatatcaacaaaaaatcaaaaatttccatggaaaagtTTAATGagaactgggttttttttccattttcattgaCACTTTCAGCagagaaaaaaaccaaacccttattttctgaccagctctatttgttACATTGTTAGGGAACCaataagacatttttaaaaaggtccAATTTAGTCTGGTGACCATTCAGCTACAAGTTAAAAATCCCATGAGACTTCTTAAGAAACTCAGCAAACCTTCTCTCACTATACAACTTATAGGTTTTAATTTGAGCCGGGCAAACACTGCAAAACATTTTCTGTAAATACATCTTCATCTTTTAAAGTTCACTTTGCTCGGCTTGGACCCATTTTGTGTTCATGTACCACGAACATTGTAGCAAAATGATTTTACCAACAAGAGTATTCACCATAAAATCAAAATTTAAGCAAACATTGTTGAATAGTCGTGGAAAATTCTTGATCCCaaatatttacatctgaaatctGCTTCTAACAGTGGCCTCCATCCGATCAGGGAACAGAACCATGCCATGTGACATAATGTCCAATCAAAAACAgctctgattttaaaaattaactattCATGATGAACTGATTGAATATGGTGCAGATCAAGTGTTATTTATACATGTTAGCTGTGGACTAATTCTGAATAAAGAACAAATTCAGGAAAATTATGATCTGTTCAAAGAAAATTCACAAGCAGAAAAAGAGGTAAaattcataaaataaaatattgattgCAAATTATTTGCCCAGCAATAATTCTAATCTCCAAAGAGATGTGAGTCATTGATGAAGGAGCTATTACTCGTTACCATTACAGTTCTCACTCTTACTTAGTATTGTAAAGTACATTGGGGCTAGAGTACAAAAATAGTTATTTAAAATCAAGTTCTATTCACTTTTTATTCCATTCAAGTTCTATTCCATTTCATATACGAACCATAAATAAGAGAATCCTTTCATATTTCTAAATGTATGGATTCAGTCTGGATCcttcaaacatttatgcacaggaGTAGCCCAATGCGACTTAGCACAAATTCCAGCTGTGGCCATGTGCCCAGTACTATCATGGGCTAGAAATGGATTATATTCTCACCTAGATACGCAGGGCTTTCCAGGAGTGCTACTCCTTTCAATGAGAAAAGGAGCTGAATGGCGAACGCAATGAGAATATATTCCGTGTGCATCATCCTGACATAACCTGTCTTACAACAGGATTTTTTGCTAAGGCATATTAAAGAATTGGCTAATAAAAGAATTAGTTACTAGTATTTGGCCTCAGCAACGGCAGGCCACTCAGATTAAAGCTGCTCACAGATCAGCCACTTTCTCACTGCTTTTTCCTCCCTCAACGGATCATTCTGGatttctttctttaaagaaaaaaattgtattttagaGATGAAAGAGGCGCTTCTTAATGAGGACACAATGCTGCAAACTCACCACAGGATGGACATATGTCAAAGGATGTCTGCAGTGATGTAGCCATGTCATTCCCAGGATGCGagggagacaaggtggctgaggtaatatcttttattggaccaacttctgttggtgaactaggcaagcttttgagctctacacagctcttcttcagatcaggtcaaagagctctgtatagctcaaaagcttgtctcttttgccaacagaagttggtccaataaaacatattacctcacccatcttgtctcttgaATATGTCAAAAGAGACACTCATGGGGACCTGTATGCAGGTAAGAGACAAGAGAAATACAGCTGATTTCATTCACTAGTCAAACAAAAACTAGAAGGGGTTTGGCATCTCCAAGGTAGCATGCATCTGTTAGTATACGCTGCTAGCATTGCTGTGGTACTTTATATTGCTAGAGAAATTACATACCAGATACAAGCTTAAAATCATACTGACTCCAAGGGAGAGACAGTCGGTATGTTTTTAAAGGTCATTTTTCATGTCATTGGGCATCATGTGGAGTACAGGGGGCAAATTCTTCCCAGAAGGCACAGACTAATGATCTGGGATAGTCAGTATAGTTAGGGATTCATAGGGGTTAGGAGAAGGAATCTTCCTCTCCACACTATAGAGCAGCAGCCAAGTCTCCCTACAGCCCTGAGGCAATGACTCATGGACATGTGTAGTGGTGGCTCTGCTGGGCCTGGTCCCACTCATGCCCCAAACTCCTTCTGCCTGGCAGAAGGCTGGGAGGAcagagctgtgctgcctgggTTCCCCAAATCTTATCCATCCTATGGTCAGTGGAACAATGCTGGGTCAGTCTGCATGGTCTCTGAGCCCGTGGGATGCAGCAGAATTTGTcgtaaggaccagatcctcaaaggtatttaggctccttcCCTACACCGGTTTCAATGAAAATTagcagcctaaatacctttgaggatctggccgtAAGTGAATAAACTAGGACAGAGACTAAACGTACAGTCAGGACAGATGGTGTCACTCAGTCTCATGTCCTTGACACCTGGTCATGGAAAGAGCAAGAAGTCCCTGACTGCTCCTTGGACAGGCACGGGGAAGAGAGAGCATATGAGAGGTTCTAATATAGGTACTTTTGGGGGCACAGGACACAAAGCGCTGAGCTCATCAACATGAGCCCTTCTCCCCCTCAAGCAACTCCAGAACTCCAGGGTGCAAAGCTAGATGGAGACTGAGTATTTTTGGTTTCCCACTGTGGCAATCCAGCCCTTCCCCTGGGCAGGTGAGCCAGCTGGGAAGTCAGCATGCAGCTTTCACACTGGCAGGATTTGGCTGTTTTGAGCTGGAACAGGCCCACAGTAATGAAGGATATTAAAATGCTGCTTAAAAGACCAGGCTATAAAGTAGAGCTGCCGCTGTATGCAAGCCACTGAAATGGTCTTTTCCAATATTTACATCTCGCTTTTTCTTAAACAAGGGAAATCTCATTTCAAAGAGGGCAGGTTTCCATTTTTGCCCGAGCCTGGCTCCCATCAGAGTTAGATTGTGACCGATACAGGGGGAACTCCAGGAGGGATTGTGCTGCATGTTCCAGTGGCATCCAGGTAGAACGCACCTACTGTGATGCTGCCTGTTCCAGGACAAATGGATGTCCTGGCTTTCCCATGGGTACGCCCCCTATGCTTGGCATGACCTTGGAGCCACTACAGGGGCTGCAAAGGGGGAATCCTCAGGGGCGAGGGGGCATACCTGCCTGGCTTATGACTGCTTTGCATCACCAGAGCCATAGCAGGAGCAACAACATGGCCCCAGATATTTAGTCTGTGCCTCTTCTACCACGAGCAAAGATCTCACGCACGTGGCAGCCAGTGAcatgggggttggggcatgggtgTTCCTCTAGACAACAAAACTGACCACAAGTGTCGAACACAAGAGAAGTCTGAGGCTGCGAAAATAACTGTAGCCAGAATCCTTGGACTCGGTTCatagctgcccctgccccttgtTTAGCCATTTGCCCCACCACAAAGGAGGTGTAAATCATTACTGCCTCAGATAGAAGCCTTTACACTCCCCTGGGTGTAAATGATACACAAGGGGCAGTGCAATGGCTAATCAGCCCCCTTGTCGCCAGATGGCTGCATCCTCTCTTCTTCAAATGCCCTTGTTATTCTTAAGTGTAGTCAAGGTGAAATTCAAAGGGGAAGATACCAGCCCAGTGTGCACACACTATTTTGCGTCTCCAAGTGTAATATCAATTCAGTGCACAATATGGCACACTCTGTCTGCTGGCCCAGTGGGTTTTCTATCAtagaaacataagaacggccacactgggtcagaccaaaggtccatctagcccagtatcctgtcatctgacagtggccaatgccaggtgccccagagggaatgaacagaacagggaatcatcaagcgatccatcccctgtcgcccattctccgcttctggcaaacagaggctcaggACACCATC encodes the following:
- the RTN1 gene encoding reticulon-1 isoform X2 — encoded protein: MQASADSTKMDCLWSNWKCQAIDLLYWRDIKQTGIVFGSILLLLFSLTQFSVVSVIAYLALAALSATISFRIYKSVLQAVQKTDEGHPFKAYLEMEMSLSQDQIQKYTDCLQLYVNSTVRELRRLFLVQDLVDSLKFAVLMWLLTYVGALFNGLTLMIMAVVSMFTLPVVYDKYQAQIDQYLGLVRTHINTVMAKIQAKIPGAKRKAE